The nucleotide window ACGACGCGAGTACGGATTCCGGCGGGACGAACCGACGCGCGCTCGGCACCGCGAGCGCCGCCCCCGGCGAGTTCGACCGGGGCTGGTTCACCGTCGCGGAGCTGCCGACCGGCGCGTCCGAGCGGCTCCCGGTCGCGGTCGCGAACGGAGCGGCCGACGGGCCGACGCTGTGGCTCACCGGCGGCGTTCACGGCGACGAGGCGACCGGCGTCGCGGTCGTACAGGATGCGGTCGCGGCGCTCGACGGCGACTGCCTCGCGGACCTCGCCGGCGCGGTCGTCGCGGTCCCCGTGGTCTCCCCGGCGGGGCTGCGCCGGAACGCGCGCGAGACGTACTACGCCGACGAGGACCCGAACCGCCACTTCCCGGACGCCGACACGGAGTCCGCCCGCCCGCCGAAGCTCCAGGAGCGGATCGACGCCCGGCTGTACGCCGCGATCACGGGCGAAACGGTCGAGACGGACTCGCTGACCGTCGACCGGATCCCCGGCGAGGGGGTCGCGGCCGACGCGCTGATCGACTGTCACACCGCGGGCGTCGACAGCGACCCCTTCGTCATCCGCGACCGCCTGCTGTACGGCGACCGGCGGAGCGAGGACGAGGCGACCGCGCTGTCGGACGAACTCGGCCGGCTGGTAGACGCGTTCGGACTTCCGCCGGTCCGGGAGTACCCCGCCGCCGAGTACGTCGAGGAGAGCCTCCAGCGGTCCACCGCCGGCGCGGTGCTCAACGAGGCCGGGATCCCGGCGTTCACCGCGGAGCTGGGCGCGCACAGCGTCGTCGACGACCGGCTCCTCAACGCGGGCGTCGCCGGCGTGTTCGGCGTCGCGGTCGAACTGGGCCTCCTCGCCGCCGAAGACCGTCCCGACTCGGTCTACGAGCCCGGCGTCGGGGTCGATCCGGCTCCGGTCGGGTTCCCCGTGCGGCGCTTCCGCGGTCCGACGACGGACGTCTCGGGAGTCGTCCGTCACCGCGTCGCCGCCGGCGACGCGTTCGAGGCGGGCGACGTCCTCGCCGACGTGGTCGCCGCGACCGGGGCGGAGCGCGGCGAGGTGACGGCCGACCGCGACGGGTACGTCCTCGGTCGGACGGAGGGAGTGGCGGCCTACGAGGGCGACCCGATCGGGAGCCTCGCGGTGCGAGACGACGGCGAACTCGTGGTCCCGCGCGAGGCCGGCGAGAACTGAAGCGAAGTCCTTAATTACCGGTCGGTCGTTTCTCAGCGTGTAGTCAGGGACCGTGGGGTAGTGGTATCCTATGCGGATGGGGTCCGTATGACCTGAGTTCGACTCTCAGCGGTCCCATACGAAATTTCACACGAACCGTCCGAAACCGGCCAGTTTAGCCGCTATTACGGGGGTTCAGCATGACGGGGACCTGCCCGGTTCACCCGTCAGTCACGCTCGTCGAGGACCACGTCGACCTCGACGACGGCGTGATCGCGCTTCCGGCCGGGCTCCAGAAAGACTACCCGACCAACCGGTCACCGAGCTACACCGAGATCGGGCTCGCCGACGAGACCGTGCGGACGCTCCGGATGTACCTCGGCGGGCGGTGGAAGGAGTCGCCGGCGCTGTGGCCCTCGCGACAAGCGGAACGGATGTCGACCGAGTCGGTGCGAAACGTGGTTCGAGCGGCCGCAGTCGCCGCGGATGTGCGTCCGATGACGCTCACCGGGCATGGCGAGCCGGAGGACGTGACGCCGCACACGCTGTAGCACAGCGTCGCGTATCGGATGCTCAACGTCGAGGAGGGGAATAGTTCTACGACGTGCGGAACCGGCTCAGACACGCGAGCATCCAGACGACAGAACGCGTTTACGACCACATCGACCGAGTCTGACTGAGGCCTGTTTCGCAGCCTCCACACTTTCGAAATTTCAATTTCGATTGCTCTGTTGAATCCGCAGAAGGCGTCGAGATTGGGGACAGAGGAAGAGCGTTCACATGGTCTGATAGCAGAATTCTCGATTCCCGGGTTCGGCCGATGAACCAAGACTTGGGTCCAAATGTACGAATCGCCTGCGAAACTGCCGTTGTCATTGAGTCACGTCACCGGTGAAAGCACCGCAATCCCCTCGCAGTCACCGGATTCAGTAAAGCAGTATTTGACCACAATCAGTTATTTAAAGCTGTTGAACAAAATATATCAGGCAGTATGAGAGTACAAGCTTCCATAATAATTGGCTCCGCACATCGATGACAGCACCGTATATACATCAATAAGATTTGATAATTCCGAGAAGACGTTCAGTGGCATGATAGACAACCCAATCACCCCTCAGCCGAATGACCCCAACAAACGAGTGTGTAGCGACGACAGCCGATTGCTGGGCCGGATCGTCAACCCAACCAAGACAGGCTTTGCGGGCGGAACAGTCGATTCCGCCGAAGTTACTGAACTTACGGTGGGGAAACAGTGAACGTCGTCAGCAAAATCAAGGGCCTCCGCGACTGGTTTCCAGTTCCGCAAAAGAGCGGTCGGCTGAACATAGTACGATGGGTCCTGCTGGAGGGTAATTGGATCGCGGTTACCTCTGCGCTGTTGTCGTTCGTGTTCGCGACGCTGATGCTCGTCGGAACTCTCTGGACCTTCGAGATGCAGGTGCTGCTCACAGAGACGCCTGCAGTCCAGACGATCCTGAATACACTGTTGAGCGGAATCATCCTGCTTGTATCTATCGTCGTGTCGATCAACTCAATCGTCCTGTCCCACGACATTAGCTCCATCGACACACAGGAAAATCGCATCAAGGGAGCCATCGAGTTCAGACGCGATATCGGCAATATGACGGAAGCGGGCGAAAGTCCATCGGACCCGGCGTCCTTCCTCAACCTAATGGCGACAGTCATCCACGACCGCGTAACCGCCCTTGAAGAGGTCGCCGAGGAAAGCGAAGGAGAGGTCGCTCAGGATATTCAGGGGTACGTTGACGATATCTCCGAGACGGTTGAGTTGATCGGCGGTCAGAATAAAGACACCACCGGTGCGGAGTTTGGCGTCCTGTGGCTCGGACTGGGGGTAGACTACGGCGAATACTTGGACCGCTCGCGGACGTTGCGGGGCACCTATGATAGTAAGATGTCCGATACATTCAACGAGCGGGTTGATGATCTCGTCCAGGCATTCCAGATGTTCGCCATCGGCAAAGAGTACTTCAAAACCCTTTATTACACTAGGGAGGTGGCTCATTTGTCTCGGACACTCCTTATTGTCGCGCTGCCGTCGATTCTGGTCACTGCGTCGGCCATCCTTGCGATCAATGGGGGGGTCCTACCCGAGGTATGGGTGTTTGGTCTCTCACCGCTGTTGAGTTTTGTTGCGACGGTGTTCACGATTGCGCTGGCTCCATTCCTCGTGTTGACTGCGTATATGCTCCGACTCGCAACGGTTGCCCAGAAGACTGCCGTCGCAGGGCCTTTTTCCCTACAGTGATTCCTGTGACCACACTCTTAGCCGTGTTATCGTCGGCTATGTCTCCCGGAGGTCTGTATGGTCTCCATGACGGTCCACAGAGGGATGGCTTCGCTGTGGGCAGTACCCCCTGTGGCTCCGAGACGGAATTCGCTTAGATAGCCTAGCAGATTGCGGTCCAGTTCGAGTTACGGGTCAACCCCGCTGGATAAAGGCATTCAAATCCAGTACGGTGGTGCCTTGTTGAATCCACGGAATGCGGAGCGATCACCCCTTGGTAGCCTGTTCGAGGTTATAGACGGTAGCGGTCAGCACGAGTTCACGGAACTCGCGGTACCAAGCGCAAGGGTGGACAGCGGGGCCGAACCGACGCTTGATGACCGAAAAGGCGGTCTCGGCCATCCGGCGATGGCCGTATAATTTGCTGTCCAACCGCGCGTTGTGTGCGTGATCGTAAAGCAGCGAACAGCCGATGACGCAGCAAGGGCCGGACGCCCTCTGAATTGAGGGCGTCTCGGAGGGATTGGTCGTCATAGCCTCTGTCACCGGCTATACTTTCGATTTTCTCGGCGTTTCGCAAGACGACTTGACGGCCAGTTTGCGTGTCGTGAGGCTAGTGTGCCGAACAGTGGGTGTCGAGGACGGCACACGAGTCGGTAGACGCCACACACGCTACGGCACAGCGTCGCGTATCGGATGTTGAACGTCGAGGAGGGGAACTATGACGTGCGGAACCGGCTCAGACACGCGAGCATCCAGACGACCGAACGCGTTTACGACCACATCGACCGGGTGTAGCAGCTCCACCCGAGATCACTATTCGAAATCTCTCGATCTGTCGGATTTCCCGTTTCTGTGATCAACCGGTACAGAATTTCTCGCCGCGACTCTCAGACTGACCCACGCCCGCGCGTATATAAGGTAAGGGAGGGGGAGTGGAAGATCGGGGCGTATCTAGCGATCGACGGCCGTCTCGTTTTGCCCCATCGAGCGGAACGTCCGCCTCTTAGAATTCACTGGCTCTGCCGAAATCCTCAGCAGTTGATAGTTTCACGTCTTCAATCGCTCAATACAGGGAACTCACGAATCGCTCAGTATACGCTTCTCACAGCATTCTCCCAACCACTGTGCCGGCTGTAGTACAAACTGCCATGAGAAATCCCATTTTCACCGAAACACGATCAGTAAGAAGGCTGAAAGAGAAGCCGACGACAGCAGCCGCAATAAAGCTGTAGGCGATGGTTGCTGGCAGAGAGAGGGCCATAGTGGACTCCAAATGGACAATAACATGAATATCCTGTGGTCAATTCGCAGAATTGACTTCACAGTTGGGTCAGCAGCGCTCTGGTAAAATTTTCAACTCCCAATCGGTCAGTACAGACAGTTGCCTTAGATACCAATATAAAAATTATAAATCAAATAGTATCAGACATTATACATATGATAGTACTAAATAGTTATTCTATCAATGAGTTACTGACATCTAATGATTCAGTTCTCAGTGGAAACGACAGGACGGATACGGTGGTGACAATGGTATCTCGTGACCCAGAACAATCAGTTCAATTCAATACCGTCTTGGACATACTGAGGATCCCTCGCCGCCGCTACATCGTGTATATTCTTCAAGAAGCGGACGAGTCAGTCGTTCCGTTCGAGACGATTGTTGAGGAGGTTCGGAAATACGAGGCTTCCGACGAAGCCGAATCAGAATTGCCACAGAGGCAGTCTATCCGAATGGCACTTATTCATGTCCACCTTCCCAAATTGGAGTCGATAGGACTTCTCAAACGTGATCCCCAAACTGGAGACGTTCGGTTCTACGGCGATCCCTTGCTCGAAGAATGGGCCGAACGGACAAGCCAATTCGAATTAGAGTGATACATTCGCAGCTCTCATCGAACCGCTGTTTCAGACTAGAAACCGTCTGAAGAATAGGATTTCAATAAAGCCGAACGAATCAAAATCCGGGTTGACCACCCTCGCACACTGGCTCTTACGCACGCGCACGTAGCGGAGTAGCAGCGAGTGGGGGAGGGGGTCCGTGTTGGGCCCGGCCGATAGCAAGAGACCGACCTTATCGGCGCGCACTGGCTGGCGACTGAGGTAACGCCGCGGGACCAGCTTTGAATTTGATGTGCTTGGGAACAGCACATGGGTAAGATGAGACGATATTGAGAAACGAATGTAAACAATCGGCAACAGACGACATAGATGTTAGTCACTCTACCTGCCTGTACCCGAATTTGGAAAAGCGGTATCGGATCTCCGTTTACTCAGTCGAAAGAGATCGCGTCTAGGAAAACGGTATCGGATCTTCGTTTACTCAGGTACGGTTCAGGCTATCTAAAGAAACGGCTTGGTCAAAGCTTTAGTTAACGCGGTGGAATAAGTCGCTAATGAAAGACGGACACCTCGTAGACACACCTGCTCCGGGGGTATACCGACCTGTCGCCGGAACCTCTGATGTCCCTTTCTCGAAGTTTTATAAGCCAGACAAGCTCCCTCCGAAGATCAATCTGTCAGATGAAGTGATTCGTGCGTACGGGGCTGCGATGCACTCACTCGGTCGGCTTGACGGGTTCTGGAGCGAAATTGAGGATCCTGAATCAGTTTTTGGTCTCTTCGTCTACAAGGAAGCAGAGCAGTCCTCACAAGTCGAAGGGACCCGCGTTACCGTGTCCGACATGTACAAAGAAGGAGAAGACTCGAAGGATGTCCGTGAGGCACGGAATTACGCTTCCGCGCTGAAGAAGGCAGCAAAACGATTGTCAGAGGCGGGGCGATCGCGAGAGAATCTGTCAAACGAACTGTTAAAAGATCTTCACCGCGAACTAATGGAAGGAGGCCGATCCGAGGAGGACGATCCGCTTCCGGGAGAGTATCGGCCAAGTTATGTGTGGATCGATGAATCGACCGATCTCGGGAAGCAGACCCGGTTCGTTCCACCGAAATCTGAGATTGCGGTATCTAGGATGGCTGATTTTGAGAGGTACATGTCGTCAGAAGGAGAGTATCCCGATCTGATCGATATCGCGATCCTCCATTATCAGATCGAGACGATCCATCCGTTTGTCGACGGAAACGGTCGCGTTGGCCGGTTGCTCATCGTATTGTTCCTGATGGCAGAGGACATCTTGCTTCATCCACTGTTTTACCTCAGCTCCTACATCCGTCGGAACAGGGACAAATATACGGAGCTACTCTTGAAGGTCAGCGAGGAGGGGGAGTGGAACGAGTGGTTCAAATTTTTCCTCACAGGAATCAGAGAACAGGCAGACGAGGCATTTAGCAGAGCAAAGCTTCTGCTTCACCTCCGTGATAGATATCGGGAAGAGTACGAAGATGCCCGCCCATCGGTTAGAGCGCTTCTTGAGGAAATTTTCACAGAACCAGTATTCACGGCAAAACGTGCTGCGGATATGATAGATATGACTTATCCGGCAGCAAACAACGCGATCTCCATCTTGGAAGACGATGGAGTACTTAGGGAGCGGACGGAGAAGGAGCGGTATCGAGAATTCCAAGCAGATGAGGTCTTAGACGCGTTAAATGAGAGCGTGGACAAGCTCCCGTCACCGGAGGAATTGATCGAAGAAGATGGAAATCGATTCACCGATTTCGCTCAATAACATCGCGTTTTGGACTGGTCGATCGGTGTCTACCGTCTACTCCGGATTTCAAAGTTGCCTTTGGAAAACACTGAGTGAGGTGAGGAGTTCGACGAAAAGACCGGGAAGCCGGACGCGCTGGTCGACGACATCGTCTACGAGCTGGACGGACTCACCGACGAGGAGATCGCGATCGTCGAGGAAGCAATCGGCGAGTAACGCCAGAGGAGCCGACCACCCCTAGCTACCCGCCGACACCGCGCTGACATTCGTTCCAGTTTCAGTTCCGTCCCGGGTCTGGCGTACTGGTTTTAGGTGGGTCTGCGTCGGTCAGTGTATGGCGAAGACACGCAGCACGAGCGAAGAGTCGTGGGAGGAACTCGTTCGCAACGCCGACGGGACGATTCCGGACCCGGTCGGCTTTGGCCCGTCTGAGAGAGTCGAGATCGAGACGCGGTATCTCGACAAAACGGCGAAGGCGCTCAAGTTCCCGCTCGATCACGTCCACTGCCTCCACGAGTCGGACTTCGCGGTCGCGCTCAATCCCGACCTCGACGTCGGGAAGCTGGTCCTGACGAGCCACGAGACGTGGGACGAGCATCGATTTCGCGTGACGATGCCCGACGCGGTGACCGACGAGTTCTACGAGCGGTTGGAGATGTACGAGAGGGTGAGCCCGGAGCGGTTCGGGGTTGAGCAGTCTTCTGTGAATAGTTAACAAACACTCACCTCTTTGCCTGTGTAGGATATTAATGAAACATGAAACGAAGAGGAGGTGCGTTCAAGATCCTCCTGATTGTGGGGATCGTCTTCCTCGCGGGCTGTTCCGGTGCGGCACCCGGTGAGCAGTCACCGACCGGATCGGACGTCGGCGACGAGG belongs to Halorubrum sp. DM2 and includes:
- a CDS encoding succinylglutamate desuccinylase/aspartoacylase family protein; this encodes MDTDGDDDASTDSGGTNRRALGTASAAPGEFDRGWFTVAELPTGASERLPVAVANGAADGPTLWLTGGVHGDEATGVAVVQDAVAALDGDCLADLAGAVVAVPVVSPAGLRRNARETYYADEDPNRHFPDADTESARPPKLQERIDARLYAAITGETVETDSLTVDRIPGEGVAADALIDCHTAGVDSDPFVIRDRLLYGDRRSEDEATALSDELGRLVDAFGLPPVREYPAAEYVEESLQRSTAGAVLNEAGIPAFTAELGAHSVVDDRLLNAGVAGVFGVAVELGLLAAEDRPDSVYEPGVGVDPAPVGFPVRRFRGPTTDVSGVVRHRVAAGDAFEAGDVLADVVAATGAERGEVTADRDGYVLGRTEGVAAYEGDPIGSLAVRDDGELVVPREAGEN
- a CDS encoding Fic family protein; its protein translation is MKDGHLVDTPAPGVYRPVAGTSDVPFSKFYKPDKLPPKINLSDEVIRAYGAAMHSLGRLDGFWSEIEDPESVFGLFVYKEAEQSSQVEGTRVTVSDMYKEGEDSKDVREARNYASALKKAAKRLSEAGRSRENLSNELLKDLHRELMEGGRSEEDDPLPGEYRPSYVWIDESTDLGKQTRFVPPKSEIAVSRMADFERYMSSEGEYPDLIDIAILHYQIETIHPFVDGNGRVGRLLIVLFLMAEDILLHPLFYLSSYIRRNRDKYTELLLKVSEEGEWNEWFKFFLTGIREQADEAFSRAKLLLHLRDRYREEYEDARPSVRALLEEIFTEPVFTAKRAADMIDMTYPAANNAISILEDDGVLRERTEKERYREFQADEVLDALNESVDKLPSPEELIEEDGNRFTDFAQ